A genomic segment from Bacteroidota bacterium encodes:
- a CDS encoding M23 family metallopeptidase, which yields RVRNREAVALSGNSGEITTGPHLHVEIWHNGLAQDPRYFFVGW from the coding sequence TCGTGTCAGAAATCGCGAAGCTGTTGCACTTAGTGGAAATTCTGGCGAGATTACGACAGGGCCACATTTGCATGTCGAAATATGGCATAATGGACTCGCCCAGGATCCCCGTTACTTCTTCGTGGGTTGGTAG
- a CDS encoding AtpZ/AtpI family protein, whose product MGGAQKYMGLGIQAGVSVGFYLGMGLLLDKWLGTLPWLTLVGAFVGVIGMFFLFLRMNRELDESSRQTEVENEAEGRVEQVD is encoded by the coding sequence ATGGGCGGGGCGCAGAAGTACATGGGGCTTGGTATTCAGGCCGGTGTGTCGGTAGGGTTCTATCTCGGGATGGGGCTTTTGCTGGACAAGTGGCTCGGAACCCTGCCCTGGTTGACCCTGGTGGGGGCCTTTGTGGGTGTGATCGGGATGTTCTTTCTGTTCCTCCGCATGAACAGGGAACTGGATGAGTCCAGCCGGCAAACGGAAGTTGAGAATGAAGCTGAGGGCCGGGTCGAGCAGGTAGACTGA
- the atpE gene encoding ATP synthase F0 subunit C, producing MGNLGLAYIAAGLAMFGAVLGAGIGIGRIGGSAVEGIARQPEAGNDIRGTALILSAFIEGVAIIAEILAFLFFFIAQP from the coding sequence ATGGGTAACTTAGGTTTAGCATATATTGCCGCAGGTTTAGCAATGTTTGGTGCTGTCCTTGGTGCTGGAATTGGTATCGGCCGGATCGGTGGATCTGCCGTTGAAGGTATTGCACGGCAGCCCGAAGCAGGTAACGATATTCGTGGCACCGCTTTGATCCTTAGCGCGTTTATTGAAGGTGTTGCGATTATCGCTGAGATCCTCGCATTCCTCTTCTTCTTCATCGCGCAGCCATAG
- a CDS encoding PSD1 and planctomycete cytochrome C domain-containing protein: MRTGFGYPSTLVVSFAVCLLLAGCNRGEGLPDEIGFNKHVRPILSDNCFKCHGPDANTREGDLRLDLEEDAKMVRDGYQVIAEGSAKESELMRRIKLPADHEDFMPHEDANKSLTEREVALLARWIDEGAIWEPHWAYMPPEKPPLPDSRNVRNYEHPVDRFVAATLSEFGRAMSSQADSVTLLRRLYADVVGLPPTYAQVESFLGDKRPDAYENVVDELLASPHFGERLAISWLDVVRYADTNGFHTDVHRNIYPYRDYVIQSFNDNKPFDQFTLEQLAGDLLPNPTLEHRIASGFNRLNQITKEGGAQDKEYRIKYAADRVRAVSATWMGATVGCAECHDHKFDPYTAQDFYSLSAYFADIQEKGIYRNSPYVPPEMPVPPPALADSVAAFDSLLVRTHSQLQDSTRLGEAEVRRLRRQLEINSALRDTLVKDMPATLVTVPVPPREVRVLGRGNWMDTSGVVVLPATPAFLPALLSVSEGRKTRVDLANWLVHPENPLTARVFVNRLWKQFFNRGLTRVLDDLGSQGEPPTHPELLDWLAVEFVDSGWDIKHMVRTIVTSQAYRQSSMVSDDNWDPENKWVARQARFRLNAELVRDNALAVSGLLSKKVGGRSVQPYQPEGYWANINTFGVQGPGTTWRAEENEEQYRRGVYTYWKRTFLHPGMLAFDAPTRQESEAERASSNTPAQALVLLNDPTYVEAARVFAARMLAEGGSTLNEQIGWAYREALSRAPRNEELDLLRDLHATQLATYEADEAGAVQLIKTGIAPVDENAPAQLAAATAVTRAIFNLHEMITRY; encoded by the coding sequence ATGCGCACCGGTTTCGGGTATCCCAGCACTCTTGTTGTAAGCTTTGCTGTCTGTCTACTACTGGCCGGCTGTAACCGTGGTGAGGGATTGCCAGACGAAATTGGGTTTAACAAACATGTCCGCCCGATTTTATCAGATAACTGTTTCAAATGCCATGGCCCGGACGCGAATACGCGTGAAGGAGACTTGCGGCTTGACCTGGAAGAAGATGCCAAGATGGTCCGTGATGGCTATCAGGTAATTGCAGAAGGATCTGCAAAAGAAAGTGAGTTGATGCGCCGCATCAAACTGCCGGCTGATCATGAAGACTTCATGCCGCATGAAGACGCAAACAAGTCGCTGACGGAGCGTGAAGTTGCCCTGCTTGCCCGATGGATTGACGAAGGCGCGATTTGGGAGCCGCACTGGGCCTACATGCCGCCCGAAAAGCCGCCGCTTCCAGACTCCCGCAACGTTCGCAATTATGAACACCCTGTAGATCGATTTGTGGCAGCTACCCTGAGTGAATTCGGCCGCGCTATGTCATCACAGGCTGACTCGGTGACGCTACTGCGCCGGCTCTATGCTGATGTTGTCGGATTGCCTCCCACCTATGCGCAAGTTGAGTCATTCCTAGGAGACAAACGCCCGGATGCATACGAAAACGTTGTAGATGAGTTATTGGCTTCACCCCATTTTGGCGAACGCTTAGCGATCTCATGGTTGGATGTTGTGCGATACGCGGATACAAACGGATTCCATACCGATGTCCACCGCAACATCTATCCGTATCGGGATTACGTCATTCAGTCTTTCAACGACAACAAACCATTTGACCAGTTCACACTTGAGCAATTGGCCGGCGACCTGCTGCCTAACCCAACCCTGGAGCACCGCATCGCCTCCGGGTTTAACCGGTTAAATCAAATCACCAAAGAAGGTGGGGCACAGGACAAAGAGTACCGCATCAAATATGCTGCTGATCGCGTGCGCGCCGTGTCAGCAACCTGGATGGGCGCAACCGTTGGCTGTGCGGAGTGCCACGACCACAAGTTCGACCCCTATACCGCGCAGGACTTCTACAGTTTGAGCGCCTATTTTGCAGATATTCAGGAGAAGGGCATCTACAGAAACAGCCCGTATGTCCCGCCAGAAATGCCCGTACCGCCACCAGCGCTGGCAGACTCAGTTGCTGCGTTTGATTCGCTGTTGGTTCGCACGCACAGCCAGTTGCAGGATTCAACCCGATTAGGTGAAGCAGAAGTGAGAAGGCTCCGCCGGCAATTGGAAATAAACAGCGCGCTTCGTGATACACTTGTAAAAGATATGCCGGCTACGCTTGTGACTGTACCCGTCCCCCCACGTGAGGTCCGTGTGCTGGGCAGGGGTAATTGGATGGATACATCCGGGGTCGTGGTGTTGCCGGCGACCCCTGCGTTTTTGCCGGCGTTGCTGTCGGTATCGGAGGGCCGAAAAACGCGTGTTGATCTGGCAAACTGGCTGGTCCATCCCGAAAATCCGTTAACCGCCCGTGTTTTTGTAAACAGGCTCTGGAAACAGTTTTTCAACAGGGGACTTACGCGTGTCCTTGATGACCTGGGGTCGCAGGGTGAACCGCCGACCCATCCCGAATTACTCGATTGGCTGGCTGTAGAATTTGTTGATAGCGGTTGGGACATCAAACATATGGTGCGCACCATCGTGACCTCGCAAGCTTACCGGCAATCTTCGATGGTGTCTGACGACAACTGGGATCCAGAGAACAAATGGGTAGCACGGCAAGCGAGATTTCGGTTGAATGCAGAGCTGGTGCGTGACAATGCGCTTGCGGTGAGCGGTTTGCTTTCAAAAAAGGTAGGGGGCCGAAGCGTGCAGCCTTACCAGCCAGAAGGGTATTGGGCCAATATCAATACCTTTGGTGTGCAGGGGCCGGGGACAACCTGGCGTGCTGAAGAGAACGAAGAGCAATACCGGCGGGGTGTTTATACCTACTGGAAGCGAACGTTTTTGCATCCGGGTATGCTGGCGTTTGATGCGCCTACGCGACAGGAAAGCGAGGCTGAGCGCGCATCCTCCAACACGCCGGCACAGGCGCTGGTATTGCTGAATGATCCAACCTATGTAGAAGCCGCCCGCGTTTTTGCGGCGCGCATGCTCGCAGAAGGCGGAAGCACCCTGAATGAGCAGATTGGATGGGCATACCGCGAGGCATTATCGCGGGCGCCACGGAATGAAGAACTAGATCTTTTACGTGATTTGCACGCCACACAGCTGGCAACGTACGAGGCTGATGAAGCCGGCGCTGTGCAACTCATCAAAACAGGGATTGCACCGGTAGATGAAAATGCGCCGGCGCAACTGGCGGCTGCAACTGCGGTTACCCGCGCCATCTTTAATTTGCACGAAATGATTACCCGCTATTAG
- the atpG gene encoding ATP synthase F1 subunit gamma gives MASLRDIRKRISSVKNTQQVTRAMKMVAAAKLRRAQENIFQTRPYAYKVGEIISHLKRHIDPTTHMLFNLRDVVDNVLLIIVTADRGLAGAFNANVIKQAEQTIREEYADIHANGQLFLMCVGRKSHEHFSKRGYQLVGDYRGVFNDLTFDSAQDIIKHAIEGYVEDRWDVVQVVYNEFKNTISQNRIVEPILPIPKEQFITPVMERDVEHFAKEKEGVAVDYLFERDAESILEVLLPRYLNYQFWRVLLESNAAEQGARMVAMDNATSNAEDLIRDLKLIYNRARQDAITKELIEITSGADALEAG, from the coding sequence ATGGCCAGCTTACGTGACATTAGAAAGCGGATCTCCTCTGTGAAAAACACACAGCAGGTGACACGCGCTATGAAGATGGTTGCCGCCGCAAAGCTCCGTCGCGCCCAGGAAAACATCTTCCAGACGCGCCCTTACGCTTACAAGGTTGGCGAAATCATCAGTCACCTCAAACGCCACATTGACCCAACTACGCACATGTTGTTCAACTTGCGCGATGTTGTCGACAATGTGTTGCTGATTATTGTTACGGCAGACCGCGGGTTGGCCGGCGCATTCAATGCCAACGTAATCAAGCAGGCAGAACAAACCATCCGCGAAGAATACGCTGACATTCACGCAAACGGACAGCTGTTCTTGATGTGTGTTGGCCGGAAATCGCACGAACACTTTTCAAAGCGCGGCTATCAGCTTGTTGGTGATTACCGCGGTGTGTTCAACGACCTGACTTTTGATAGCGCGCAGGACATTATCAAACACGCTATCGAAGGGTATGTGGAAGACCGCTGGGATGTTGTTCAGGTTGTCTACAACGAGTTTAAGAACACCATTTCCCAGAACCGGATTGTTGAACCCATTCTCCCGATCCCTAAAGAGCAGTTCATTACGCCTGTAATGGAACGCGACGTAGAGCACTTTGCGAAGGAAAAAGAAGGGGTGGCTGTTGATTACCTCTTTGAGCGAGATGCTGAATCCATTCTCGAAGTATTGCTACCACGCTACCTGAACTACCAGTTCTGGCGTGTATTGCTCGAGTCGAATGCCGCTGAGCAAGGTGCGCGTATGGTGGCCATGGATAACGCGACCTCAAACGCAGAAGACCTGATCCGCGACCTGAAACTCATCTACAACCGCGCCCGTCAGGATGCGATTACCAAAGAGCTGATCGAAATCACCAGTGGCGCAGATGCGCTGGAAGCGGGTTAA
- the atpA gene encoding F0F1 ATP synthase subunit alpha, with protein MATAIRPDEVTAVLKRELGGFESGTDVYEVGTVLQIGDGIARIYGLTNVQAGELLEFPSSGVTGMVLNLEEDNVGAVLFGEVNSVKEGDEVRRTKRIASIDVSEQMLGRVVDALGRPMDGQGPIAGEKYEMPLERKAPGVLYREPVTEPLQTGIKAIDAMIPIGRGQRELVIGDRQVGKTAVLLDTIINQKATHDTDKPVFCIYVAIGQKNSTVATVKRTLEEYGAMDYTVIVNAPAAAPAPLQFIAPFAGACIGEFFRDTGRHALVIYDDLSKQAVAYRQVSLLLRRPPGREAYPGDVFYLHSRLLERAAKINASDVVASDMNDVPDSLKGKVKGGGSLTALPVIETQAGDVSAYIPTNVISITDGQIYLEADLFNAGVRPAINVGISVSRVGGNAQVKAMKKVAGTLRLDLAQFRELEAFAKFGSDLDAATQRQLARGERLVEILKQGQYQPVAVEDQISIIFAATKGFSDKVPVDKMKDFEKELLERLSLNHADVMKTLRETGKPSDEINATIQKAAEDLVSVYENS; from the coding sequence ATGGCAACGGCGATTCGACCTGATGAAGTCACAGCAGTGCTCAAGCGCGAGCTAGGCGGCTTCGAGTCTGGAACTGATGTTTACGAAGTAGGAACCGTGCTCCAGATTGGAGACGGTATTGCTCGTATCTACGGCCTTACCAACGTGCAGGCTGGTGAACTCCTTGAGTTTCCAAGTAGCGGCGTGACCGGTATGGTACTCAACCTCGAAGAAGACAACGTGGGTGCGGTACTGTTTGGCGAAGTGAATTCTGTGAAAGAAGGGGACGAAGTGCGCCGCACCAAGCGTATTGCGTCTATCGATGTGTCTGAGCAGATGCTTGGCCGCGTTGTTGACGCCCTCGGTCGCCCGATGGACGGTCAGGGTCCGATTGCCGGCGAGAAATACGAGATGCCACTTGAGCGCAAGGCGCCCGGGGTACTCTACCGTGAGCCCGTTACCGAACCACTGCAGACGGGTATCAAGGCCATCGACGCCATGATCCCGATTGGCCGTGGCCAGCGTGAGCTCGTTATTGGTGACCGCCAGGTTGGTAAAACTGCCGTACTGCTTGATACCATTATCAACCAGAAAGCTACACACGATACAGACAAGCCGGTTTTCTGTATCTATGTCGCCATCGGCCAGAAAAACTCTACCGTAGCCACTGTAAAGCGCACGCTCGAAGAGTACGGCGCAATGGACTACACGGTTATTGTTAATGCACCAGCTGCTGCGCCTGCGCCACTTCAGTTTATCGCGCCGTTTGCCGGCGCCTGTATCGGCGAGTTCTTCCGCGATACCGGCCGCCACGCACTGGTTATTTATGATGACCTTTCGAAGCAGGCTGTAGCGTATCGTCAGGTATCACTCCTGCTGCGTCGTCCGCCGGGTCGTGAAGCCTACCCTGGAGACGTATTCTATCTCCATAGCAGACTCCTCGAGCGCGCTGCCAAAATCAACGCAAGTGATGTGGTAGCATCTGACATGAACGACGTGCCTGATTCGCTTAAAGGTAAAGTGAAAGGAGGCGGTTCATTGACAGCCCTGCCTGTAATTGAAACCCAGGCCGGCGACGTTTCTGCCTATATCCCAACCAACGTAATTTCTATTACCGACGGACAGATTTATCTGGAAGCCGACCTCTTCAACGCCGGTGTGCGTCCTGCTATTAACGTAGGAATCTCGGTGAGTCGTGTAGGAGGTAACGCCCAGGTTAAGGCGATGAAGAAAGTAGCAGGTACGCTGCGTCTTGATCTTGCCCAGTTCCGTGAGCTCGAAGCCTTTGCCAAGTTTGGTTCTGACCTCGATGCTGCCACCCAGCGCCAGTTGGCCCGTGGTGAACGCCTCGTTGAAATCCTGAAGCAGGGCCAGTATCAGCCCGTAGCTGTTGAAGACCAGATTTCGATCATCTTTGCAGCAACAAAAGGCTTCTCGGATAAAGTACCAGTTGATAAAATGAAAGACTTCGAGAAAGAATTGCTCGAGCGCCTTTCGCTGAATCACGCAGACGTAATGAAAACGCTGCGCGAAACCGGTAAGCCAAGCGATGAGATCAATGCAACCATTCAGAAAGCTGCAGAAGACCTCGTTAGCGTTTACGAAAATAGCTAG
- a CDS encoding T9SS type A sorting domain-containing protein: MSNAGSIYAQTNTNLDAHICVVDQAASQPLADATVQGRVEGEVWQTGLTGSDGCVTLSIVLPVGIEDENGLLQAFRVDDVYPNPLHGRAVLPVETQSPVSLILDVYDVQGRLVVPGEAFTALPGVTAIPIDLSALPAGLYLYRLSDGSSVHAGKLVNLGPVGGRGNTPVVTGRRGTRLNSLASVQRIEIQVEKTGYETVTMEADVTAGQTIEIPLETAGGSNEAPEIVAQNDVSLVEGDSLQLTLSATDADSDPLLWSVVLTKAAGGEIPSRFFSFTDTGDGTAQFSINSIEGDAGTYTVGMNVTDGNVAVTDSFSVFVSSGSDTTMTPINDLGTGTYLGYEGGLYPNGLNEAPAMHHVAGLGFGNGIEPLNVNGQPDPNGKYILMSIGMSNTTQEFCSQDANFPCDAWTFMGQAAADPAVNTTNLEIVNGSRGSRPADDWIDPQDVNYERVKNDRLDPQGLSEAQVQIVWVKVANPRPQISLPDPASDAFRLEAQLGQIARALKVRYPNIKQIFISSRIYAGYSAGISRLNPEPYAYESGFATKWAVEAQINQMDDGTEDELTGDLNYNTVAPWMAWGPYMWADGANPRSDGLFWVPEDFADDFTHPDPPGEEKVGAALLEFFKTSPYTQCWFVAGGVCE, encoded by the coding sequence ATGAGCAATGCGGGATCCATCTATGCACAAACAAACACCAACCTTGACGCCCATATTTGCGTAGTGGACCAGGCTGCCAGCCAGCCGCTTGCTGATGCCACGGTGCAGGGACGCGTTGAAGGTGAGGTGTGGCAAACCGGACTCACAGGAAGTGACGGCTGCGTTACGCTTAGCATTGTGTTGCCCGTTGGCATTGAAGACGAAAACGGACTATTACAGGCATTTCGGGTAGATGATGTTTACCCGAACCCTTTACATGGCCGGGCTGTGTTGCCGGTGGAAACGCAAAGTCCCGTCAGTCTCATTCTCGATGTATATGATGTTCAGGGTCGGCTGGTAGTACCGGGTGAAGCGTTTACAGCGCTACCAGGTGTTACTGCAATTCCAATAGATTTATCAGCCTTGCCGGCTGGACTTTATCTCTACCGGTTGTCAGACGGGAGCAGTGTGCATGCTGGCAAGCTCGTAAACCTTGGCCCTGTAGGAGGCCGTGGCAATACACCTGTAGTTACGGGCCGGCGCGGTACGCGGCTCAACAGCCTTGCAAGTGTACAACGCATCGAAATTCAGGTTGAGAAAACCGGATATGAAACCGTGACGATGGAGGCAGATGTAACAGCTGGCCAAACGATAGAAATCCCACTCGAAACAGCCGGCGGCTCAAACGAAGCGCCGGAGATTGTTGCGCAGAACGATGTATCCCTCGTCGAAGGTGACTCGTTGCAACTCACCTTGTCTGCAACGGATGCTGACAGTGATCCGCTGTTGTGGTCGGTTGTGCTGACCAAAGCAGCCGGCGGTGAAATACCATCCCGCTTTTTCTCGTTTACCGATACCGGTGACGGCACGGCCCAATTCAGCATCAATTCGATTGAAGGCGATGCCGGCACCTATACCGTGGGCATGAATGTGACCGATGGCAATGTGGCGGTGACCGACTCCTTTTCTGTGTTTGTCAGCTCAGGCTCGGATACGACGATGACCCCCATCAATGACCTGGGGACAGGCACGTATCTTGGGTATGAAGGCGGCCTTTATCCAAATGGACTAAACGAAGCGCCGGCGATGCACCACGTGGCTGGATTAGGCTTTGGCAATGGCATTGAACCGCTCAACGTAAACGGACAGCCCGATCCGAACGGCAAATACATTTTGATGTCAATCGGCATGTCGAATACGACCCAGGAGTTTTGCTCGCAAGATGCAAACTTCCCGTGTGACGCGTGGACTTTTATGGGACAGGCAGCAGCGGATCCTGCAGTGAATACAACAAATCTTGAGATTGTCAACGGCTCGCGCGGCAGCCGGCCGGCAGACGATTGGATCGATCCCCAGGACGTAAATTATGAACGCGTGAAAAATGATCGGCTGGATCCTCAGGGCCTGTCGGAAGCGCAGGTGCAAATTGTCTGGGTGAAAGTAGCCAACCCGAGGCCGCAAATTTCATTGCCCGACCCGGCTTCAGATGCATTCCGTTTGGAAGCACAGTTGGGACAAATTGCGCGTGCACTCAAGGTTCGCTATCCAAACATAAAGCAGATTTTTATTTCAAGTCGTATCTACGCCGGCTATTCAGCAGGCATCAGCCGATTGAATCCGGAGCCTTACGCGTACGAGTCAGGTTTTGCGACAAAATGGGCGGTGGAAGCGCAGATCAATCAAATGGATGACGGCACAGAAGATGAACTGACCGGTGACCTGAATTACAACACCGTGGCACCGTGGATGGCCTGGGGGCCTTATATGTGGGCTGACGGCGCCAATCCACGCAGCGATGGCCTCTTCTGGGTACCAGAAGACTTTGCAGATGACTTTACCCATCCCGATCCGCCGGGTGAAGAGAAAGTAGGTGCAGCTTTGCTTGAGTTTTTCAAGACCTCACCGTATACCCAATGCTGGTTCGTCGCCGGCGGCGTCTGCGAGTAA
- the atpH gene encoding ATP synthase F1 subunit delta codes for MSLTVARRYAQALYQDALQKNCVDRVDEDVLMIQESINGSPELARFFQDPILTADKKNSVVDALFTDRVHDVTHALLKLLVAKGREGLFEQVATAYMAMRDTQQGIVEAQVRAALPLSAADEQKITTGIEAMTGKKVRLKATVDPEILGGLIIRVGDTVYDGSVLHQLGTLRGRLEQSTISAN; via the coding sequence ATGAGTTTAACCGTAGCACGGCGATATGCGCAGGCATTGTACCAGGATGCACTGCAGAAAAATTGCGTAGATCGTGTGGACGAAGATGTATTGATGATCCAGGAAAGCATCAACGGTTCTCCGGAGCTGGCGCGCTTTTTCCAGGATCCGATATTGACGGCTGATAAGAAAAATTCAGTTGTCGATGCGCTCTTTACTGATCGTGTGCATGATGTGACGCACGCTTTGTTAAAGCTTCTTGTCGCCAAAGGAAGAGAAGGCTTGTTTGAGCAAGTTGCCACGGCTTACATGGCCATGCGCGACACACAGCAGGGGATTGTAGAAGCCCAGGTGCGGGCGGCGTTGCCGCTCAGTGCAGCAGACGAGCAGAAGATCACAACGGGCATTGAAGCGATGACGGGCAAAAAAGTGCGTCTGAAAGCTACGGTGGACCCTGAAATTCTGGGTGGTCTGATTATTCGTGTTGGAGATACCGTGTATGACGGGAGCGTTTTGCACCAATTGGGCACTTTGCGTGGCCGGCTGGAGCAGAGTACAATCAGCGCCAACTAA
- the atpF gene encoding F0F1 ATP synthase subunit B translates to MLATYILLLLAEDTPTPSLLKVEPGLAFWTVVAFGIAFGILYKYAWPAITTAMETREEKITESMERAEKALAEAKQISADNEKARREAEQEAQRILREARDASERLRADELDKTRAQIKQAQETAQAEIEREKQSAIEQLRAEVTELAIQAAGKILQENMDGDRQRKLVDKFIDDLPKN, encoded by the coding sequence ATGTTAGCAACATACATATTATTGCTGCTTGCTGAGGATACGCCCACGCCATCTCTGCTCAAAGTAGAGCCGGGATTGGCTTTCTGGACCGTTGTTGCTTTTGGTATCGCGTTTGGAATTCTTTACAAGTATGCATGGCCGGCCATTACGACCGCCATGGAGACGCGCGAAGAAAAGATAACCGAATCCATGGAGCGCGCTGAAAAGGCGCTTGCAGAAGCAAAGCAAATTTCAGCAGACAACGAGAAAGCACGCCGCGAAGCGGAGCAGGAAGCCCAGCGCATCCTGCGCGAAGCTCGCGATGCCTCCGAGCGTTTGCGTGCTGACGAACTCGACAAGACCCGTGCGCAGATCAAACAAGCTCAGGAAACAGCTCAGGCTGAGATTGAGCGGGAAAAACAATCTGCCATCGAGCAGTTGCGCGCAGAAGTAACCGAGTTGGCAATCCAGGCAGCAGGGAAGATTCTCCAGGAAAACATGGACGGTGACCGTCAGCGTAAGCTGGTGGACAAGTTCATCGACGATCTCCCGAAAAATTAA
- a CDS encoding four helix bundle protein, whose product MLWFVSNKYDSMKERTKNFAVEVIRFSSTLGRQEISRIIRNQLLRSATSVAANYRAACKAQSKAAFIAKLAIVEEEADETLFWLEMLEETGLCANAKFYELKYEANQITAIITASRKTAKRNK is encoded by the coding sequence ATGCTGTGGTTTGTATCAAATAAATACGACAGTATGAAAGAGCGGACTAAAAATTTTGCGGTTGAAGTTATTCGCTTCTCCAGCACGCTCGGCCGGCAAGAGATATCGCGAATCATCAGAAACCAGTTGCTACGTTCTGCGACATCCGTAGCAGCAAATTATAGAGCTGCTTGTAAGGCCCAATCAAAAGCTGCTTTTATCGCCAAGCTTGCAATAGTAGAAGAAGAGGCGGACGAAACGTTATTCTGGCTTGAAATGCTAGAAGAAACTGGTCTATGTGCAAACGCCAAATTCTACGAGCTAAAGTACGAAGCCAACCAAATCACAGCCATCATCACAGCATCACGCAAAACTGCCAAGCGCAATAAATAG
- a CDS encoding polymer-forming cytoskeletal protein: MARNQGNNGPGVPQINMIVEGTVFEGTLRSENDLRISGRIVGKLHVGGKAFVAPGGVVEGELIATNAEVAGSVQGELRIKELLILKGSARVDGNIEAVRLIVEEGSSFNGKCQMTKDAGKAKMHSVNQGNNKGNDAKRMAAGQG, from the coding sequence ATGGCAAGGAATCAAGGTAATAATGGACCCGGTGTTCCCCAGATCAACATGATCGTAGAAGGGACAGTGTTTGAAGGTACGCTTCGTTCGGAAAATGATTTGCGCATCAGCGGTCGTATTGTTGGTAAGCTTCATGTTGGCGGCAAAGCTTTTGTTGCGCCAGGTGGTGTAGTTGAAGGCGAACTTATTGCAACCAATGCTGAGGTTGCCGGCAGTGTGCAGGGCGAGCTTCGCATCAAGGAGCTTTTGATCCTCAAAGGATCAGCCCGCGTTGATGGCAACATTGAGGCTGTGCGCCTGATTGTAGAAGAAGGGTCAAGCTTCAACGGCAAGTGTCAGATGACCAAAGATGCCGGAAAAGCAAAAATGCACTCTGTGAATCAGGGTAACAACAAGGGCAATGATGCCAAGCGCATGGCAGCGGGCCAGGGTTGA
- the atpB gene encoding F0F1 ATP synthase subunit A translates to MKGACLLLLLVFAGASTALAADEETGDPDAVGHSADGYYYTIPWFKDGGKVVNVELPRLFLIKQDAGGYRFDAFGSSKNALKYGNYQVLDEEGNAFPAAKVEEFMVDAHHPYLYYPIKPADGTVAVDFSITRQIMFVLISALILVIVVMRLAGKYKKGIGRDVAPKGTWQNMMEVIIAFIRDDVAKVAIGPKYKKYVPYLLTMFFFILLGNLLGLVPWGVTATSNIMVTATLAIMTFLITQFSGTKDYWKHIFWPPDVSVPIKLILIPVEFLGIFTKPLALAFRLFGNMVSGHLAIVSIIGLIFITTAKLGTGAGIFFVFVSMLIVVFVFLLKVFVSFVQAYIFVMLSAVFIGMAAAEHHHDDHAHGHDDAHHAAGEPELAGA, encoded by the coding sequence TTGAAAGGAGCCTGCCTGTTACTCCTGCTCGTATTTGCCGGCGCAAGTACAGCCCTGGCAGCAGACGAAGAGACGGGTGATCCTGACGCCGTGGGGCACTCTGCGGATGGCTACTACTATACAATTCCCTGGTTTAAAGATGGGGGTAAAGTTGTAAACGTAGAGCTTCCTCGACTTTTCCTTATTAAGCAAGATGCGGGTGGCTATCGCTTTGACGCGTTTGGTTCGTCTAAAAACGCCCTCAAATACGGCAACTACCAGGTGCTGGATGAAGAAGGTAATGCATTTCCGGCGGCTAAAGTGGAGGAGTTCATGGTCGATGCGCACCATCCTTACCTCTACTATCCTATCAAGCCGGCTGATGGCACGGTTGCGGTCGACTTTTCGATTACACGCCAGATTATGTTCGTGTTAATCTCGGCCTTGATCTTGGTGATTGTGGTTATGCGTCTTGCCGGAAAGTATAAGAAAGGCATCGGGCGTGACGTGGCTCCGAAAGGTACCTGGCAAAACATGATGGAAGTGATCATTGCCTTTATCCGCGATGATGTCGCCAAGGTTGCCATCGGGCCCAAGTACAAAAAATATGTGCCTTATCTGCTTACCATGTTTTTCTTTATCCTGCTCGGCAACTTGCTCGGGTTGGTGCCATGGGGCGTAACGGCTACGTCTAACATCATGGTGACGGCGACGCTCGCTATCATGACGTTTCTTATCACACAGTTTTCTGGAACCAAGGACTATTGGAAGCACATTTTCTGGCCACCTGATGTGTCCGTGCCGATCAAGTTGATCCTGATTCCTGTTGAATTCCTGGGCATCTTCACCAAGCCGCTGGCGCTCGCATTCCGTCTGTTTGGCAACATGGTGTCGGGTCACCTCGCAATTGTAAGTATCATCGGTCTGATTTTTATCACGACGGCCAAGCTGGGTACGGGCGCAGGAATCTTCTTTGTATTTGTTAGCATGTTAATCGTGGTCTTTGTCTTCTTGCTGAAAGTGTTTGTGAGCTTTGTGCAGGCATACATCTTTGTCATGTTGTCTGCCGTGTTTATCGGTATGGCAGCGGCGGAGCATCACCACGACGACCATGCACATGGTCACGATGACGCCCATCACGCAGCGGGTGAGCCGGAATTGGCCGGCGCCTGA